Within Coregonus clupeaformis isolate EN_2021a unplaced genomic scaffold, ASM2061545v1 scaf0153, whole genome shotgun sequence, the genomic segment GTTCATAGACGAACCATTAGCTTGTACAGCATAGACGTTCATAGACAAACCATTAGCTTGTACAGCATAGACGTTCATAGACAAACCATTAGCTTGTACAGCATAGACGTTCATAGACAAACCATTAGCTTGTACAGCATAGACGTTCATAGACGAACCATTAGCTTGTACAGCATAGACGTTCATAGACTAACCATTAGCTTGTACAGTAACTTTTCTGCTCTTTTGTCTTCAAAGTGTCAATTTCACCCACCACAAATGCAACTGCCAACACATCTACAACGACAAATGCCACAACTATAACTGCCACCACATCTACAACGGCTACTCCTGTCACCACTACCACAACCCCTGCAACTACCGCTGTTGCACTCACTGGAGTAACTGTGGTGTTCACGTCCAGAGAGATATTTATCTTTGACCTATCAAACACATCTTCTCAGGCCTTTCAAAACCGAGCAACACTGATTAAAACTAAGGTGAGCCTCCCAAAACAATAAAGATGTGAATGTCCTAACGAGAGAGGTAGAATACAGTATTACAGTCAGCTTTTAAATCGACAGGAAGTTGTTTGTTTAAACTTCATCTGTTTCTTGTTTTGCCTTCCAGCTTGAACCTTTCTATCGATCGGCTTTCCCCTCTTTCAACAGTTTGACTGTGAAAAAATTCAGGTGATTTTTTTTGCATTACATTTTTTATGTTGATTTAAATTGATCTCACTTTCTATCTAGCTTTAACCTGTTATCTCTCATTTGTTCCCAGCTCTGGATCCATCATCAATACTATGACTTTAGCATTCAGGTCCTCCTCTGTCCCTAATTCCAAGGAGATTGGCACCGTTTTGATAAATGCTGCACGAAACATCACAGCTTTTGACATTGACCCCACCTCAGTGACAGTCGACGGCACAGGTaaacacatgtatttatttaattgtacTCTATTATCagttaaataaatattttgtgTGCCATATATTTCGTACACCATACGCCATTATCTCTACATGAACCAATAATAATTAAGTAGTTGCATTCCAGTTGTATTCAGCAAATCAGCTGTCCCCCTAATCACATTACAGGGCAACAAACACTCatcttattttatattttttatctcCATCCATGCAGCTGTGACCTCAAGTGGAGTAAGCGGCAAGACCAGTCTCTTCACCGCCATCTTTCTGGTGGTCCTGTCGCTGCTACTGTCGAGCCAGCATTAGTCTCACTGGTAATGCCCACTCGCTGGCAAGCAGCCAGTCAGAAAGACTGTTGGTAGTCATATTTTCACTTTGAGAACTTCCCACACATTCCAAACCCCAACCCCAATTCCACCCCATGATTGGAATAGCGTCCAAAAAATGAAATGAAGTCTTGTGAGTTGACATAAGATACAGTATATGTGGCAGTTGAACAAAATGATGTGATATAATTTTCTGCCTATTCCATCAAAATGTGTAAGGGTTTCCGATAGGTTAATTTTTATTTCTGTGCAATGCAAAGTATGTTTGAATTAATATGTTCTTAAGGTTATTTTTGATTCTCTCTGTTGCTGATATGaacaaaaacatgtattcactCTGTTGCTGATATAAACTAATGGGTAcaatattttattttctattttgaCTAAACCAGTGAAACCTGGATAACGGATTTAATAAGGGTCTTTGGAGCAAAATGTTCAACGATTTAAACTATTATGAATGTAGTCTTCATCATGTATGTTATACCGTATAATGTAATTGTGTTATCAATAGTCATGATATTGTTCCAGTGTAAGGTTTTACGATTTTTTCTGGAGGTATACAATCTTCAATACATGTGTAGCTGTAGTTAAGATTCGGACCATTTGTAGTGTTTACTATTTGTTTACTAAATGAGGGGAATGGATGACAAGGTACAGTTGTGATGTTTATCTGACCAGTGATACACAGTGAGGGAGGGTTGTGCCCCACTGGTCTGGACAGCAGGTAGTTACACAGTGATACACAGTGAGGGAGGGTTGTGCCCCACTGGTCTGGACAGCAGGTAGTTACACAGTGATACACAGTGAGGGAGGGTTGTGCCCCACTGGTCTGGACAGCAGGTAGTTACACAGTGATACACAGTGAGGGAGGGTTGTGCCCCACTGGTCTGGACAGCAGTTAGTTTGTTGGTGCAATATTCGCTCTCCCAGAGACTGAGCTTTGATGGGTGCCTTCCCAGACTCTGGAGTAAGATAGATTTGTAGCTTTCACCAGACTAAACACTAGATGCCATTCCACAATAAATCGCCCGGGTTAACCGATGACTGCAGATGTAGATAGTTTGAAGTGTACGATATCTCTGAATGGGGAAAAACAAAACGGGTTTAGTGCCTTTTCTTATCTAACTCTTCAATAATGTATTTGGTATGATTGTGTGTTAGGGACTGTACCTATTATCATATTTATAATGTATCAGTAGTATTTATCTTATATCATTATATATTTTCAAAAACAAATATTGTATTCTGTGAGCTCAATTGTAACATTCTTCCATTACAGAATGAAAGGGTTATGAATAAATAAAGGACGATCAGAAGACGAAGAGTTGTTGTGTCATTGAACAGGAGTTTTTAcatttcactgtgtatttatctCATCCACATACTGTCAAATCAATCAAAGAAAGATTTCAATGACAGAGAACCTGTTTTGATGGATCAGCTTGTCCTGTCCCACAGGTCTGAATATCCCCCCCGTGATAATATCCCCCCAGTGATAATATCCCCCCCCTCAGTGATAATATCCCCCCGTGATAATATCCCCCCCTCAGTGATAATATCCCCCCTCAGTGATAATATCCCGTGATAATATCCCCCCAGTGATAATATCCCCCGTGATAATATCCCCCAGTGATAATATCCCCCGTGATAATATCCCCCGTGATAATATCCCCCGTGATAATATCCCCCCCCAGTGATAATATCCCCCCGTGATAATATCCCCGTGATAATATCCCCCTCAGTGATAATATCCCCTCAGTGATAATATCCCCGTGATAATATCCCCCAGTGATAATATCCCCCGTGATAATATCCCCCCGTGATAATATCCCCCGTGATAATATCCCCTCGTGATAATATCCCCCGTGATAATATCCCCCGTGATAATATCCCCCCGCGATAATATCCCCCCGTGATAATATCCCGTGATAATATCCCCCCGTGATAATATCCCCCCTCAGTGATAATATCCCCTCGTGATAATATCCCCCCGTGATAATATCCCCGTGATAATATCCCCCCGTGATAATATCCCCTCGTGATAATATCCCCCCGTGATAATATCCCCCGTGATAATATCCCCCAGTGATAATATCTCCCCGTGATAATATCCCCCCAGTGATAATATCCACCCCCAGTGATAATATCCCCCGTGATAATATCCCCCGTGATAATATCCCCCCAGTGATAATATCCCCCCGTGATAATATCCCCCCGTGATAATATCCCCGGTGATAATATCCCCCCAGTGATAATATCCCCCGTGATAATATCCCCCCAGTGATAATATCCCCCGTGATAATATCCCCCCGTGATAATATCCCCGCGATAATATCCCCCCCGTGATAATATCCCCCCCTCAGTGATAATATCCCCCCAGTGATAATATCCCCCCAGTGATAATATCCCCCGTGATAATATCCCCCGTGATAATA encodes:
- the LOC121559513 gene encoding integumentary mucin C.1-like — its product is MDFETQAEVKLVFNETATQSVPDLTDISNTLKVAVTNPNISFGNLSVDVNTIIVKLSISPTTNATANTSTTTNATTITATTSTTATPVTTTTTPATTAVALTGVTVVFTSREIFIFDLSNTSSQAFQNRATLIKTKLEPFYRSAFPSFNSLTVKKFSSGSIINTMTLAFRSSSVPNSKEIGTVLINAARNITAFDIDPTSVTVDGTAVTSSGVSGKTSLFTAIFLVVLSLLLSSQH